One part of the Bacteroidales bacterium genome encodes these proteins:
- a CDS encoding aminotransferase class I/II-fold pyridoxal phosphate-dependent enzyme, with protein MKISPFKLERYFAKYEFNTQYLLSSSDCDGFNMQEILGMATSKETELWNNLQLGYTESQGFPMLRDEITKMYSKITPDQVMVLTPEEGIFIALNCILCKEDHVICISPSYQSLHQIVESIGCDITYWQPNEEKGWYFDPSDIEKSIRPNTRLIIINFPHNPTGYLPSLDDFQKVIDIAKENNLLIFSDEMYRYLEHDSVNRLPSASDLYCNAISLSGLSKTFGLAGLRIGWITTQNSALLNEMIAYKDYTTICCSAPSEILGFIALRHKENLIDINLKKIKINLNLLDEFIKNHSHSLSWIKPNAGTIGLAKLKINMPSLDFCEKVVKDTGVMIVPSEMFYYGTSHIRLGFGRANLPEVLKVLDSYELLQ; from the coding sequence ATGAAAATTTCACCATTTAAACTCGAACGATACTTTGCCAAATATGAGTTTAATACTCAATATCTGCTTTCTAGTTCAGATTGCGATGGTTTTAATATGCAGGAAATACTTGGTATGGCAACCAGCAAAGAGACCGAATTATGGAATAACCTTCAACTTGGTTATACCGAAAGTCAGGGCTTTCCAATGCTTAGAGATGAAATCACCAAAATGTATTCTAAAATCACCCCAGATCAGGTAATGGTTCTTACTCCCGAAGAGGGGATATTTATTGCCTTAAATTGCATTCTATGTAAAGAGGATCATGTTATTTGTATATCTCCAAGTTACCAATCGTTACATCAAATTGTTGAGAGTATTGGTTGCGATATTACCTATTGGCAACCAAATGAGGAGAAGGGTTGGTATTTCGACCCAAGTGATATAGAAAAATCAATTCGCCCGAATACTCGACTTATTATTATCAATTTTCCGCATAACCCAACAGGTTATTTGCCCTCGTTAGATGATTTTCAAAAAGTAATTGATATTGCAAAAGAGAATAACCTACTTATATTTTCCGATGAGATGTATCGCTATTTAGAGCATGACTCAGTAAATAGGCTTCCATCAGCCAGCGATTTATACTGTAATGCGATTTCGCTTTCGGGCTTATCCAAAACTTTTGGATTGGCTGGTTTACGTATTGGATGGATTACAACACAGAATAGCGCCTTATTGAATGAGATGATTGCTTATAAGGATTATACTACAATTTGCTGTAGTGCTCCAAGCGAAATTCTGGGATTTATTGCTTTGCGTCATAAGGAAAATCTAATCGATATAAATCTCAAAAAAATCAAAATAAATCTAAACCTTCTTGATGAATTTATTAAGAATCATAGTCATTCACTATCATGGATTAAGCCCAATGCAGGAACAATTGGTTTGGCTAAACTAAAAATCAATATGCCAAGCCTTGATTTTTGCGAAAAGGTTGTGAAAGATACTGGGGTTATGATTGTACCTAGTGAAATGTTTTATTATGGAACAAGTCATATTCGCTTGGGTTTTGGGCGAGCAAATCTGCCCGAGGTACTAAAAGTATTAGATAGCTATGAACTATTGCAATAG